The proteins below are encoded in one region of Nonomuraea helvata:
- a CDS encoding pyridoxamine 5'-phosphate oxidase family protein, translated as MASWQEFEEQAPELAGAARRVMGTCKHRVLATLRKDGSPRVSGIETTFRDGELWTGSMPRAVKVHDLRRDPRMAVHVASPEPGEGDPSTWEGDVKLAGRAVEVADEAVREPFQQPSPDSHLFRIELTEVVWTRVEGDEIVMTVWHEGAGVREIRRK; from the coding sequence ATGGCTTCATGGCAGGAGTTCGAGGAGCAGGCGCCGGAGCTGGCCGGCGCGGCGCGGCGCGTGATGGGCACGTGCAAGCACCGGGTGCTGGCGACGTTGCGCAAGGACGGCTCACCCCGGGTCAGCGGCATCGAGACCACGTTCAGGGACGGCGAGCTGTGGACGGGGTCGATGCCCCGGGCGGTCAAGGTCCACGACCTGCGGCGGGATCCGCGCATGGCGGTCCACGTCGCCTCTCCTGAGCCTGGGGAGGGTGACCCGTCGACGTGGGAGGGCGACGTGAAGCTGGCCGGACGGGCCGTGGAGGTCGCCGACGAGGCGGTGCGGGAGCCGTTCCAGCAGCCCAGCCCGGACTCACACCTGTTCCGGATCGAGCTGACGGAGGTGGTGTGGACGAGAGTCGAGGGCGACGAGATCGTCATGACCGTCTGGCACGAGGGCGCAGGAGTGCGGGAGATCCGCCGCAAGTAA